From Phycisphaerae bacterium, one genomic window encodes:
- a CDS encoding PEP-CTERM sorting domain-containing protein (PEP-CTERM proteins occur, often in large numbers, in the proteomes of bacteria that also encode an exosortase, a predicted intramembrane cysteine proteinase. The presence of a PEP-CTERM domain at a protein's C-terminus predicts cleavage within the sorting domain, followed by covalent anchoring to some some component of the (usually Gram-negative) cell surface. Many PEP-CTERM proteins exhibit an unusual sequence composition that includes large numbers of potential glycosylation sites. Expression of one such protein has been shown restore the ability of a bacterium to form floc, a type of biofilm.), translating into MAGMGKIGVVGLVTWAWVANMAPAGVILVPNGSFELPQLAVAPPYAGSTIEVWQKAPVPAWWAGAGYSSDQWRDAGGIFVNVDPTYNTPIDNVDGNQVGFMFSPPGYELFQELTDTFEAGQSYQLIVAIQGGGYGMQLDVPMAIGLYYVDDTGARVTIGSTLAPNTNATADQTHLTDYQLDLPVVRASDAWAGKSIGIQLYSAATFANTGGFWVFDNVRLTSAVPEPAAAILFAAATLGVATRRRKK; encoded by the coding sequence ATGGCAGGTATGGGAAAGATCGGCGTCGTTGGGCTGGTCACGTGGGCTTGGGTCGCGAACATGGCGCCCGCCGGCGTCATTCTCGTCCCGAACGGCTCTTTCGAGTTGCCTCAGCTCGCAGTGGCGCCACCCTATGCCGGATCGACGATTGAGGTCTGGCAGAAGGCCCCGGTGCCCGCCTGGTGGGCCGGGGCAGGCTACTCCTCCGACCAGTGGCGCGACGCGGGCGGCATCTTCGTCAATGTCGACCCCACCTACAACACCCCGATCGACAACGTCGACGGCAATCAGGTCGGCTTCATGTTCTCACCCCCCGGCTATGAGCTTTTTCAGGAACTCACCGATACCTTCGAGGCGGGTCAATCCTATCAGCTCATCGTCGCCATCCAGGGCGGCGGATACGGCATGCAGCTGGACGTTCCTATGGCAATCGGCCTCTACTACGTCGACGACACCGGCGCTCGCGTCACCATCGGCTCGACACTCGCCCCCAACACCAACGCCACGGCCGATCAGACCCACTTGACCGACTACCAGCTTGATCTGCCGGTCGTCCGCGCCTCCGATGCCTGGGCGGGCAAGAGCATCGGCATCCAGCTCTACTCGGCGGCTACCTTCGCCAACACGGGCGGATTCTGGGTCTTCGACAATGTACGCCTGACCAGCGCGGTACCCGAGCCCGCCGCCGCTATCCTGTTCGCTGCGGCGACCCTTGGCGTTGCGACCCGCCGCCGCAAGAAATGA